DNA sequence from the Nitrospirota bacterium genome:
TGCCCTTTCATATAGCTCCTTTCTGCTACGAACACTGCTATTAAAAACAACTGGAAGAACCACATTCTCTATAGCCTTAAGGGTTGGTATCAAACTCGCAAATTGAAAGATAAAACCAATTTTTTTATTTCTCAAATCGGAAATCTCCATATCATTTAACCGCCAGATATCTACATTGTCTATCAGGATACCTCCTTTTGTTGGTTCTGTTAGTCCACCGAGCATGCTCAGAAAAGTGGATTTTCCACAACCTGAATGTCCTACAATTGATATAAATTCCCCTTTTTTTATTTCGAGATTCGCATCCTTGACCGCCTCAATCCTCTGTTCACTCACTTCATATATCTTCCATAATCCCTTTACACTTATCATCTACTCACCTCCCCTTATAGCATCATAGGGGTGCATCTTACTGCCGATAAGTGCTGGATATGAAGCTCCAACAATTCCAACGATCACAGATAGTCCTACAGCAATTAATGCAAGAAACAGCATCGAAGATATAGAGGGCCAGATATACGGCATATTAAGTGCCTTCAGATTAAAGATAATTGTTCTTTGATATATCCTCAATATCATCCCTCCAACTATAATCCCTGATATGCCACCAAGTGCAGTAAGCATTGCTGATTCATATACTATTAATCTAAAAATTGAGTGCTTTCTTGCTCCAATAGCCCTTAATAATCCAAGTTCTCTTCTTCTTTCATTTATGATTGTTGAGAAGATTGCGCTTATCATCATGACGTTTGCGACGATGAGTACCACACTTAAGATAAATGTCCCGCTGAAAAGGGCTACGAGATTCTGTCTTACAGATGTGATTATATTCCCCGCAGTAATGACCTTAACATCAGGGTTTTTGCTGAGAGTAAAGTTTACTAGTTCTGGTTTTGCACCAACATCAAGCCGGATCAGGACTGCTGAAATCTTACCTCTATCCAGAGCAAGTGGTACCACCCTGGGATTGTTCTTGGATTTTTCGGACAGCTCATATGCCGTCTCCATTGTTATAAAGACAGCATTATCATAAAGACCTACGCCTGTTTTGCCGAGTTTCCCGTAGACCCTTAAGTTCTGACCATAAAAAGTTATGTTATCTCCTGTGTTGTAAGGGTTTAATCCCCCGACAACTGCCCGGAAGTCGCCAAAGGGTTCATCGAGTTTCTCTTCGAGCCAGGGCATCACAGTAAAATCAGTAGCAGGATCAAAACCGACGACAAAGGCATTACCTATAGCACAACATTCACCTTCTGCAGTTGTAAGGAATACCTGTGGAGAGACATTCTTCACCCCTTTGATGGTTGGGGCATCCCGCATTATATCTTCATTCATATAAAAGATTGATGCCTCTCCTGTTAGGAGTGCAGATTTCATGCTGACCAGTGCACCTTTGGGAACAACAATCATATCAGCCCCGAATTTCGAAAGCCCCAACTTTAAACTATTATCTACACCCATTATTAATATCGCAGTAGAAAATACTGCACCACTCACTATGGCAACCGCAATCAAAAGGGCATAGGTTCTATATGGTCTTCTACGGAGGTTCTGTAACGCAAGGAATGTAAGGCTAAGGTATCTAAGCATCTTCTCATACTATAGTTTAGTAATTTTGAGATATTCATCATTAATTGTCATTCCCGCGTAAGCGGGAATCCAGATAAACACAAGAAACTCAAAGATTGGATTCCTGCCTTCGCAGGAATGACTTATAATGTTTAATCAGGATACGGGTCACCCCCGTATCCTGATTTTTATCACCTCCTCATGTAGTTGGTGACCTGCTGATCCTCAGGTCTTTTAAGGTTCTCGGAACAATCACATGGTCATGGGACCCTGCTGTGTTCGGAAGGAACCCGATAAGTTTGTCTGTCTTCACATCCACGATGAAAATTCCACTTTGTGTCTTCTGGTATGCACTGAATACACCAGTCATATGTTTTCCATCATATGTTACCTGAAGTGTATGCTGGTCAGGACCTATCTCTACCTCTTTGATAACCTTCCAATTTACGGCATCAACAACAGCATATCCATTAGGTGTTGGTGATGGCCACCACAGTGTCACATAGACCTTCTTGCTATCTGGGGTGAATCCCATATGGAAGGTTTGCGGGTAAGCGCCTCTCCACTCAGGTTTCGTTACCGCAGTCTTCTGCTTCCAGTTCATTGGATTTGAGTGATCAGAGGAATCCCAGACATATATGGCGTTCTCCATGATAGCGCCCATTAATAGGAAGTGTTTGCCGTCCGGTGAGAATCCTGCCTGATGAGCATAATTCTCTACCTTTGGTATGTCGATTTCCCATGTATCTTTATCTACCTTATTCAGTTTTCCTACAGTAATTTTACCTCTATACGAATACATCACACCGACTGGTTCGTAGTTATTAGTTTTATCATGGATCACGGATGCACCAACAACTCTGAGTGCGGTTACTGCCCACCTTCCTCTCGGGTCAAAAAGCAGGGCATCCACTCCGACTGAATTTATTGCCCTGGGACCTGTAACCTTACCCTCTACAAGAAAGTTCTCTCCACCAGGGACGAGTTCCCAGTCTAATTTGAGGCCCTTGAGGCCCTGCAGGTCATATTTGCCAGTCTTCGGGTCAGGAGATATCTTTTTTACAATCAGTTTTCCACCACCACTCCATGCCTCTTTTACATTTTTAATATTCGGCTCCCAGTCGTAGAAGATCGCTGCATCAACCTTGGATGTTTCTCTGTCGAATACACCTATGATATCTTTCTGACCATCTCCGACAGCAAATTTCTTTGCATCCTCAGATATAGTCACATGGACTCCAAGACCAAGACCTGTGGTTTCAGCCACATCCTCGATAAGATTCATCTTTGTTCCATCGTACTTGACCCTGTAGATGTGAAAACCAGCGGCAGGGTCTTTAACCTTTGTCGGGATGCCATAGATATACAGGTTCTTCCCACCCTGCGTATTAATGATGTACTCAAATCCCTTATACGGATCTTCGGATGGGAATGCAGCTATATGGTGGGTGATCGGGGTATAGTCTCCATAATTCCAGAAGGATATCCATGCAAGGGTCTTCCCTGTTGACAAATCTACAGCAGCTACTGTGCCTGAAAATTTACCAGGGACAAGCATGATGTACTTACCGATTCTATTGTAGATATCCTGAAAGTTCTTCGGAGCAAATATCGCACCACTGCTAAATACAGCGACTGTGAATACAGCAATTAGTAATCCCACGAGAAACAGCTTCCCTCTCATTTTCTTTATTTTTTCCATTATCTCTATCCTCCTTTCTTTAACTTTCTTCAAACCCTATTAGATCAATAGACAATAGACGAATTCCCACCTCCTTTCTTATACGAAGGCTTTTATTTTTCTTTGCCTTGCTTTTTGCCTATCCCCAGTACTCTGAGAACTGCCATTATGGGGCACCAGTTTGTGAAACCCGATTGAAAAAGGTTAAAACCGAAGATTCCAGTGATATATAGCCATTTTTCACTCTCGTAAAGAAATGCAAGTGCAAGGCTTATGAGTATTAAAATACCTGTTATTACTCTCAGCCACCTCTCAAGTGTCATTTTTAAATTCCTCCCTTCTAATCAGTGCCAAAAATACGGGATTGCTTCGCTTCGCTCGCAATGACAAATTGAGTAATGATGCCACTCTCTGTCATTGCGAGGAGTCCCGATTTATCGGGATGACGAAGCAATCTCTTTAATAAAAGCCAATAAAATCGATTATTTTGAATAA
Encoded proteins:
- a CDS encoding DUF2892 domain-containing protein, producing the protein MTLERWLRVITGILILISLALAFLYESEKWLYITGIFGFNLFQSGFTNWCPIMAVLRVLGIGKKQGKEK
- a CDS encoding FtsX-like permease family protein; the protein is MLRYLSLTFLALQNLRRRPYRTYALLIAVAIVSGAVFSTAILIMGVDNSLKLGLSKFGADMIVVPKGALVSMKSALLTGEASIFYMNEDIMRDAPTIKGVKNVSPQVFLTTAEGECCAIGNAFVVGFDPATDFTVMPWLEEKLDEPFGDFRAVVGGLNPYNTGDNITFYGQNLRVYGKLGKTGVGLYDNAVFITMETAYELSEKSKNNPRVVPLALDRGKISAVLIRLDVGAKPELVNFTLSKNPDVKVITAGNIITSVRQNLVALFSGTFILSVVLIVANVMMISAIFSTIINERRRELGLLRAIGARKHSIFRLIVYESAMLTALGGISGIIVGGMILRIYQRTIIFNLKALNMPYIWPSISSMLFLALIAVGLSVIVGIVGASYPALIGSKMHPYDAIRGGE
- a CDS encoding ABC transporter ATP-binding protein; this translates as MISVKGLWKIYEVSEQRIEAVKDANLEIKKGEFISIVGHSGCGKSTFLSMLGGLTEPTKGGILIDNVDIWRLNDMEISDLRNKKIGFIFQFASLIPTLKAIENVVLPVVFNSSVRSRKELYERAKELLYRFGLSDKINAYPSELSGGQHRRVAVARAFINKPEIILADEPTGDLDEHAEKEVIDFFLETNEKERITFIMVTHNLSLAKETKRILHMKEGIISG